From Medicago truncatula cultivar Jemalong A17 chromosome 7, MtrunA17r5.0-ANR, whole genome shotgun sequence, a single genomic window includes:
- the LOC11406310 gene encoding protein NRT1/ PTR FAMILY 5.6: MEKINVKEDDEMKWVHDSSVDHKGRVPLRASTGSWKAALFIFAIEFSERLSYFGIATSLVLYLTKVIHQDLKTAARNVNYWAGVTTLMPLFGGFIADAYLGRYSAVVASSIVYLMGLILLTLSWFLPSLKPCDHTTTCNEPRKIHEVVFFLAIYLISIATGGHKPSLESFGADQFDEDHVEERKQKMSFFNWWNCALCSGLILGVTLIVYIQDNINWGAADIIFTGVMALSLLIFIIGRPFYRYRVPSGSPLTPMLQVLVAAFSKRKLPYPSNPDQLYEVSKSHGNKRKFLCHTKKLRFLDKAAIIENDGNSIEKQSPWKLTTVTTVEEMKLIINMIPIWVFTIPFGISVAQTSTFFIKQSAIMNRKIGERFELPPASIFTVAALGMIISVAIYDKILVPMLRKINQNERGINILQRIGFGMFFTIITMIVAALIEKKRLEAVEKDPLSIFWLAPQFLIIGFGDGFTLVGLQEYFYDQVPDSMRSLGIAFYLSVIGAANFISSVLITIVDHITKKNGKSWFGKDLNSSRLDKFYWLLAAITTVNLFLFVFFARRYSYKNVQKVAVIDDSCKGKNDYGSVDNSV, translated from the exons ATGGAAAAGATCAATGTAAAAGAAGATGATGAGATGAAATGGGTTCATGATTCTTCAGTTGATCATAAAGGAAGGGTTCCACTACGAGCTTCAACTGGTTCATGGAAAGCTGCACTTTTCATTTTTG CAATTGAGTTTAGTGAGAGGTTGAGCTACTTTGGAATAGCAACTAGCTTAGTCCTTTACCTCACAAAGGTTATCCATCAAGATCTTAAGACAGCAGCAAGGAATGTTAATTATTGGGCAGGTGTCACAACTCTGATGCCACTCTTTGGTGGATTCATAGCTGATGCATATTTGGGTCGTTACTCCGCTGTGGTTGCATCAAGCATTGTTTATCTTATG GGTTTGATACTCCTTACTCTCTCATGGTTCCTACCAAGTTTAAAACCATGTGATCACACTACCACATGCAATGAACCAAGGAAAATTCATGAAGTGGTTTTCTTCCTAGCTATCTACTTAATATCAATAGCAACTGGAGGCCACAAACCTTCCTTGGAAAGCTTTGGAGCTGACCAATTTGATGAGGATCATgttgaagaaaggaaacaaaaaatgtCCTTTTTCAATTGGTGGAATTGTGCTCTATGTAGTGGACTTATTCTAGGAGTGACCCTTATTGTTTATATACAAGATAACATAAATTGGGGTGCTGCTGATATTATTTTCACTGGAGTTATGGCTCTTTCACTTCTCATATTCATTATTGGAAGGCCTTTTTATCGTTATAGGGTACCAAGTGGGAGTCCTTTGACTCCAATGTTGCAAGTTCTTGTTGCTGCCTTTTCTAAAAGGAAGCTTCCTTATCCTTCTAATCCTGATCAATTGTATGAGGTTTCTAAGTCTCATGGAAACAAAAGAAAGTTTCTTTGCCACACTAAGAAGCTAAG ATTTCTTGACAAGGCAGCTATAATTGAAAACGATGGAAATTCAATAGAGAAGCAAAGTCCATGGAAGCTAACAACTGTAACTACAGTTGAAGAAATGAAGCTTATAATCAATATGATACCAATTTGGGTATTCACTATACCATTTGGAATAAGTGTAGCACAAACATCAACATTCTTCATCAAACAAAGTGCTATAATGAATAGAAAGATAGGTGAAAGGTTTGAACTTCCACCAGCTTCAATTTTCACAGTTGCTGCCTTAGGAATGATAATTTCTGTGGCCATTTATGACAAGATTCTAGTACCTatgttaagaaaaataaatcaaaatgaaagAGGAATTAACATCCTTCAAAGGATTGGTTTTGGAATGTTTTTCACTATTATTACAATGATAGTGGCAGCTTTAATAGAGAAAAAGAGACTTGAAGCTGTTGAAAAGGATCCATTAAGTATTTTTTGGTTGGCTCCACAATTTCTAATTATTGGTTTTGGTGATGGATTTACCCTTGTGGGATTACAAGAATATTTCTATGACCAAGTTCCTGATTCAATGAGAAGCTTAGGTATAGCTTTTTATTTAAGTGTGATTGGAGCTGCAAATTTTATTAGTAGTGTGTTGATAACAATTGTTGATcatataacaaagaaaaatgggAAGAGTTGGTTTGGTAAGGATTTGAATAGTAGTAGATTGGACAAATTTTATTGGCTATTGGCAGCTATAACTACGGTGAATTTGTTCTTGTTTGTGTTCTTTGCTAGAAGATATTCATACAAAAATGTGCAAAAGGTTGCAGTTATTGATGATAGTTGTAAAGGCAAGAATGACTATGGCAGTGTAGACAATTCGGTTTGA
- the LOC11407370 gene encoding sm-like protein LSM7: MSGRKETVLDLAKFVDKGVQVKLTGGRQVTGTLKGYDQLLNLVLDEAVEFLRDPDDPLKTTDQTRSLGLIVCRGTAVMLVSPTDGTDEIANPFLQPDGA, from the exons ATG TCAGGGAGGAAAGAAACAGTTTTGGATTTGGCAAAATTCGTTGACAAAGGTGTTCAAGTTAAGCTCACCGGTGGTAGACAAG TGACAGGAACTTTGAAAGGATATGATCAATTACTTAACCTTGTACTGGACGAAGCTGTTGAGTTTCTGAGAG ATCCTGATGATCCGTTGAAAACTACCGACCAGACAAGAAGTCTTGGCTTAATT GTTTGTAGAGGAACTGCTGTGATGCTTGTGTCCCCAACTGATGGTACTGATGAGATTGCAAACCCCTTTCTTCAACCAGATGGGGCCTAA